The Flavobacterium commune genome contains the following window.
AGTATTGCGCCAGCAACGCAAAGCTTTGTGTTCTTTGCGTTTTTAAAGACAAAAAATGATTTTTACTGCGTCCTTTGCGGTTAAATATTTAGTTAGAATTAGACGTTTTTAACCCACCATTTTCTGTTTTCTGAGTAATAACCAAATCACTATTGGTGCACCAAAAATAGAAGTCACAGCATTGATAGGCAAAGTAATTTCGCCACCCGGAACTTGCGAAATGGTATCGCAAACAAGCATGATAATGGCTCCAAATAGCAGGGTACTCCAAAACAAAATAGTATGATTACTGGTTTGGAAAACCAATTTGGCAATATGAGGAACTGCCAGTCCGATAAAGGCTATAGGGCCTGCAAAAGCAGTAATACTTCCGGCTAAAATACTGGTGGCTAGAATAATTATCAATCGTGCCTTGTTGTAGTTTAAACCAAGGCTTCGGGCGTAGTTTTCTCCAAGAAGTAAAGCGTTTAATGGCTTAATACTCCACAGACTTAGTAATAAACCAATGGATACGCAAACTAATAAAATAACAATGGATGCCCACGAAAGATTGCCTAAATTCCCTAAAGACCAAAAGGTGAATTTTTGCAATTGCTCGGCAGTGCTAAAGAAGCTTAAAGTTCCCACAATTGCAGCGCTTAAACTACCAAACATCAATCCCACAATCAGGATGGTCATAGTGTCTCTTAACCGAATAGAAACTAATAAGACAGCCAATAAAACACAAGTGCTCCCGAGGGTGGAAGCTAAAACGATTCCGTATGGCGAAAGCACTATTTCCTGTAAAAAGACAGGCAGTAAACCTGCTCCTAAAATGGTAAAGGCAACACCTAAACTCGCTCCTGAACTCAGTCCTAAAACATAAGGTCCTGCAAGTGGATTCCGGAATAAAGTTTGCATCAATAAACCACTTATCGAAAGTCCGATTCCAACTAAAACTACCGTGATGGCTTTAGGTAATCGGTAATCCATAATAATGTATTCCCAAGTCGATTTGCTGGCCTGACTTCCGCTTAAGCTATGATAAACTTCTTTGAAAGGGATGGTTATTGATCCTAAACTGATATTTATAAAAAATAAAAAAAACAGTCCTATAACGAGGTAGGAAAATAGAATTGTATTTCGTTTTTGGTTTTTCAATTTATTTTCTAGTTTAGTTTCGTTGCAAAGGTAAAATTATAGTTGGCTAATAATTCAGGATGAAAAATCTTGATATAATCTTTCAGAACCAAATCCGGTCGGCTAGGGGCTAATTCATAATAAATTGTCCCTCCCGTTGCACCTAGTTTGCTTTCAAAAGTATAGACATTATTAGCTTTAAAAGCATCAAATTGTTCATAATGCGGATTACTGTTTCCTAGTTCAGTAGCATTTTTAAAAGAACCTGTAGCAATCCAAACCTCTGCGTTTTTAGCTTTTTCTAATATTTTTTCGAAAGGCAATCCCAAACTTCCGCTTCCATCAACATCAGCCCATAAATAATTGGATTTGGCATCTTTCATAAACTCGGCAACCCAGCTGTGTCCTTTGGCTACAAACCATTGATTTTGGTACATGGAACCATATAAAACAGTTTTTTCTGCTTTTTGATTGGTTACTAATTTTAAAGCGTCATTGTAGTTTTTTACAATATTATCAAAAAGGATTTTACCTTCTTTTTCTTTGCCAAATAAAGCCGCATACAGTTTAATCCATTCGGCTTTTCCCAGCGGGGATTGCTCCATCCAATCGGCCTGAATAATTACATTTAAGCCACTTTTTTCCAGATTAGCAATCATTGGATTGTTGTTGTCAACGCCAAAAGTAACAATGGCTTCGGGAGCTAAATCAATTAGCTTTTCAATATTTAAGCGTTCGTTTTGTCCCACATTTTTCACGACTCCTGCGTCAATCAGTTTTCGGGTTTTTGCAGAAGAAACATAGTCAGTGTGCGGGAACCCGGTCAAGGATTTCTCAACGTGCAGCATTTCTAAAAAAGGAACATTAGTAGTCGAAGTCACCACTATAGATTGTAAAGGAACTGATAGTTGTGTATATTTTTGTAAACTGTCAGGAACAGTAGCATTTTTTTCTTTCAGTATATAAGTAAAATTTTTATTAGCATCAGGCCAGGGATTGAGTACCTTAACAATAGAAAAACCATTGTATTTATAAATGGCTAGATTGCTCGAATATTCAATTTCATTTTTTACAGCTGTAATGGTTTTAGAGCTAGTGTTTTCTGATTTTTTACAGCTTGCAAAAAAACTAATAAACAAAATGAAAAAGATTTTATACAAAGAGGTTTTCATAGTAATTTTTAAAATTTAAGGCAAAGGTATAAGAAAATCCATAAAATATCTTCTTTGTTTTTTAGGATAAAAAAAACAACAAGTACTATCTTTACCTCATGAATGCTATAAAAGTAAAACAATGTTCCAATTGCGGGACAAACTTTGATTGCGGAGATGTTTCTCAGGAAAAGAAATGTTGGTGCAATGATTTTCCACCTATTTTTACTCTTTCGGAAGGAGCAGATTGTCTTTGTCCTGATTGTTTTAAGAATAGTTGCGCGATAAAGATTGAAGAATATGTAGCCACTATTTCTCCGGAAAATGCCTTAGAAAATAAAGCTAAAGATTTGCCTAAAACTACTTATTTGATTGAAGGAATCGATTATTATTTGGAGAACGGGAATTATGTTTTCAAAGCCTGGTTTCATTTAAAAAGAGGTTCTTGCTGTGGTAATGGTTGCCGTCATTGTCCGTACTGAAAAATAGTTAGAAGTTAGAAGTTAGAAGTGAAGAAGAGGGGGATTTAGTATAAGTGAAAATGCAATTAGAAATTAAAATTTATAATCAACAATTTATAATTTACAATTAAAAATGATTTATTTCATAACAGGAGGAGAACGCTCAGGAAAGAGCAGTTATGCCGAAAATATAGCCAAAGAATTATCGACGAGACCTATGTATGTGGCTACAGCCCGAAAATGGGATGATGATTTTCAAAAACGAATTGACCGTCATCAAAAAGATAGAGACGAATGTTGGATTAATATAGAAAAAGAAAAATTTTTAAGCGAAATTGATTTTTCAGGTCAGGTGGCTGTAATTGATTGCGTAACTTTATGGTTGACCAATTTTTTTATTGATACTAAAAACGATGTTGAGTTGAGTTTGATTCAGGCTAAGGCGGAATTTGAAGCGGTAGCCAATCAGCCTAATGCGACCATCATTATTATTTCTAACGAAATAGGAATGGGGGTTCATGCAGATACACATATAGGCAGAAAGTTTACAGAACTACAAGGTTGGATGAACCAGTATTTAGCTAAAAAAGCGGATAAGGCAATCCTAATGGTTTCCGGAATTCCTGTAGTAATAAAAGGAGGATTATGAATTTTGTAACCTCTTGGTCCGGTGGAAAAGACAGCTGTTATGCGATGATGCAGGCAGTCAAACAAGGATTTAAACCCAAGGTTTTACTCAACATGATGAATGAAAATGGCAAAATTTCCCGTTCGCATGGTTTGCCATTAGCTATTTTGAAACAACAGGCACAAAAAATGCAATTGCCTATAGAGACCGTTCCAGCGACCTGGGGCGATTATGAGGAAAAGTTCATAGCTATTTTAAAATCACTTAAAGCAAATTTTGATTTGGAAGCTGCGGTTTTTGGAGATATCGATTTGCAGCCTCACAGATATTGGGAAGAGAAAGTTTGTCAGGCGGCTTCTTTAAAGGCAATTTTACCGTTGTGGCAGCAAGACCGTATTGCATTGGTAAATGAAATGATTGAAAACGGAATCGAAACCATGATTGTTTCCTGTAATACGATGATGGGGGAAAGTTATTTAGGGAAGATTTTGACTAAAGAATTGGCCTTGGAGTTATTGGAGAAAGGAATAGATCCTTGTGGGGAGAATGGCGAATTTCATACTATGGTAATTAATTGTCCCTTATTTTCAGAAGCTATTGAATTGCCTGCTTTTACGAATAAAACCTATAAGGACTATTGTTTTGTGGTTTGGGAATAGCTGAGTAGTGTTCAGTGGACAGTATTTAGTATTCAGTTTATTATCAGTGTAATGGCTTATATTGTAGCAACGTCCCGAAAGCATTCGGGATTAATCCGTTGAAATAAAAAAACAAAGTAATAATTGACGATGACCAATTTAGACGAAATAATAAAATCACGCCGCGATACCCGTCATTTTACTAATGATGCCGTTCCTGATGCCGTAATCGAAAAAGCATTAGAGGCGGGGCATTGGGCACCTTCTGTTGGTTTGACTGAGGCAACCAAATATTATCTAATCAAATCGGCTGAAATTAAAAAAGCAGTTAAAGAATTGTTTTTGGAATACGATAAAAAAGCTGCAGCCTGTACGGATGACGAATTACAAAAAGTACAATATCAAAAATTAAAGCTCGAGGCAATTGAAGATGCACCACTAGGATTAGTTATTTGCTACGACCGTTCGGTGTTGAATCATTTTACTATCGGGACAGTGGGAAGTAATGAAGCCATAAAATTCAGCGCAGTTTGTGCGGCTCAAAACATTTGGCTTTCGCTTACCGAACAAGGGTATTCAATGGGATGGGTTTCGATTTTGAATTATTACCAATTCAAGAAAATATTGGGTTTGCCTGAGCATATTGAACCGCTGGGGTATTTTTGCGTAGGCAAACCAGCGACAAATTACGAGAACCAACCAATGTTGCAACAGTTGCATTGGAAACAAAAATCCGAGGCGCCTTTTGTTTCAGAAATTAGGCAACTTCATTCAGTAGTAACAAAGGAACTTGAAGAAGATGTTGTTCCTATCAATAAAGCTGATTTTTCATTGAAAGCCTTAGAAGATAAAATCGACAAAAAAACAAAACCGATAGGTTCATTAGGTGTTTTGGAAAAAATCTCGAAACAGATAGGAACTGTTTTTCAAACCATGGAACCTAAAATAAAACAGCCTCATATTGTAGTTTTTGCTGCCGATCATGGCATTGCACAGCATGGTGTAAGTGCTTATCCGCAGGATGTAACACGCCAGATGCTGACTAATTTTCTGGACGGCGGAGCGGCAATAAATGTGTTTTGCAAACAAAATAAAATAGCTCTTTCGGTAGTTGATGCGGGTGTAAATTATGATTTTCCGTCTAATACGACATTAATTTCGGCTAAGATTGACAAAGGAACACATTCGTTTTTAAGTGGTCCGGCTATGGGCAAAGCGCAAATGGAATTGTGTTTTAGGAAAGGAAGCGAAATTGTAGAAAACATTGCTAAACAAGGAAGTAATTGTATTGGTTTTGGCGAAATGGGGATTGGCAACACAGCTACCGCTTCCGTTTTAATGAGTGTGATTTGTAATTTTTCTATCGAAGATTGTGTAGGCAGAGGTACAGGAGTTAGTGATGAAAAGCTGCAATTTAAGATTGATACTTTAAGAAAAGCCATTGGGAATTATCACGGACAAAAGGATTTGGATAGTTATTTGGCTTATTTTGGAGGCTTTGAAATTTTGCAAATGGCTGGTGGAATGCTGGAGGCTTACAGACAGAATATGATTTTTCTGGTAGATGGTTTTATCTGTAGTGTTGCTTTTTTAATCGCTTTCAAAAAAAATCCTGCCATAATTGACAACGCCATTTTTAGCCATCAATCGGCTGAAAAAGCACATAAAAAATTGTTGGATTATCTTGGAGTGTCGGCTGTTTTACAATTAGATTTGCGCCTGGGCGAAGGAACGGGCTGTGCGCTGGTATTTCCAATAATTGAATCAGCTGTGGCTTTTTTAAATGAGATGGCCAGTTTTGAAAGTGCCGGAGTGAGTGAAAAATAAAAGTTAGAAGTTAGAGGTGGGAAGTTAGAAGTAGATTAAAAATATTTATAAAAAAAGAATGAAAAAAGAACTCCATATATTTTTTACAGCATTGATGTTTTACACCCGTATTCCTTGTCCTAAAAATATAGATCACCATCCCGATTATTTAAATAAAGCTTCGAGATATTTTCCTGTAATTGGCTGGTTAGTAGGTAGTATTAGTTTTGTTTTTTTTTATTTTGCAGCTTTGGTTTTTTCAAATGAAATTGCTGTTATACTCTCAATCATTGCCGGTATTCTGGTTACAGGAGCTTTTCACGAAGATGGTTTTGCTGATGTTTGTGATGGTTTTGGAGGCGGATGGACTAAAGAAAAGATTCTTTTAATCATGAAAGACAGTGCCATTGGAGCTTATGGAGCTATTGGTTTGGTTTTACTTTTCTTGTTGAAATTTCAGGGTTTGGTTCAATTAACAAATAAAGCTCAAATACCAGATTTTGGTTTTGGAATTTGGAATATGTCAAGAAGTTTTGGGATTGAAACTTTACTTTTCTTTATAACAGCTCATTCTCTAAGTCGCTTGGCAGCTATTTCTATAGTTTTTACCCATCAATATTCAAGAGAAGATGCAACCAGCAAAAGCAAGCCTATAGCTCAAAGTTATACCTGGAGAGAAGTATTTGGTGCTTTCTTTTTCGGATTGTTACCTCTTTTGATACTTTCTTTCTTTTACTGGCAAATATTGTTTGCTGTAATTCCTGTTTTCTTATTCCGATTTTTTCTGGCTCGTTATTTCCAAAAATGGATAGGCGGCTATACCGGGGATTGTCTTGGTGCAACACAGCAAGTATGTGAAGTAGTTTTTTATTTGTCAAGTTTTGCATTATGGAAGTTTATTTAGTGCGTCATACCGAAACAGTTTGTGAAAAAGGCATTTGTTACGGACAAACCGATGTGGCTTTGAAAGAACCTTATTTGGAGCAGTTTGAATATATTAAAAGCCAAATTCCTGTTGATGCGATTGTTTATTCGAGTCCGTTATTGCGCTGTGTTCAATTGGCAAATTATTTAGCCCCATCGATAATTACCGATTCCCGATTGATGGAGATGCATTTTGGCGATTGGGAAATGAAAAAATGGGATGCTATTCCCGAAGCTGATTTTACACCCTGGATGACCGATTTTGTAAATGTAGCCGTTCCCAATGGCGAATCGTTCGTGGATTTACATCATCGCGTAAGTGATTTTTTAACTGCTGATTTTATTAAAAATACCTCAAAACCAATAGTGCTTGTTACTCATGCCGGAGTAATTAGAAGTATCTTATGTACCATTTCTAATTTACCTTTAAAAGATGCTTTTACTAATAAAGTCGATTTTGGAGATGTTATAAAACTGGAATTATAACTTCAATAAAAACAGTTTAATTGTCTGGTTTTTAGTTGTTTTGTTTTCTTTTGAATGGTTCTATAAATAAATTTGATTTTTAGCTGAATTAAGTTTTATCTTTGCCGCCGTATTGAGGTTGCTGTTTTTCTATTCGAAAAATAACATTAAAAGGGAATCAGGTTAAATACCTGAGCTGTACCCGCAACTGTAAGCTATAAAGCTTGTTGTTATCTACAAAACCATTGTCCGCTGCGGCGGATGAGAAGGTCAACAACAAGACGCAAGCCAGGAGACCTGCCTACTACATCGAGTATCAAACTTTCGGGAAAAAAGGTTTGGGTATGGGTCATTCTATGCTTTTCTCCCATTTATTAGTAATGTAACAGTAAAAAACTGTTATTAAATGTTTTTTAAAATGAACAAAAAAATCGTTCGTATTAGTGCGTTATTCGTATTAATAGGTGCTTGTGCTTTTGCGCAAAAAAAAGGAGTTGTGCTTCCAGTAGCCAATGAACTGGAGGAAGTAGTTATTTCGGATTCTAAATTTGCATTGCCAAAAGAAAAATCAGGAAAAGTAATTGTAAAAATTACAGCCGATGATTTGAAAAAAAGACCAGGGCAATCCATAGCTCAGGTTTTAAGTACTGTAGCCGGAGTCGAAATTAACGGAAATCAAAGCCGAAACGGAAAAGATTTAGGTGTTTTTATTAGAGGTGGACGAGGACATCAGGTTTTAATTTTAATTGATGGTGTTCCTGTTACTGATGCCTCAGGAATTAGTTTGTCTTATGATTTGCGTTTACTTGCTGCTGATCAGGTACAAAGCATTGAGGTAATGAAAGGGGCTGCGAGTACACTTTATGGCTCGGGAGCTGCAACTGGAGTAATCAATATTACTTTGAAAAAAGCAGCAAAGAATGCTATTGCAGGAAACGTTTATATGAATGTGGGTACACAAACAGCTGCCAAAGACAAGGATTATTCGGCTCAGGATTTTAATCAGGGATTTTCATTTAATGGGAAATCAGATAAGTTCAATTATTTTGCTTCTTTGAATAGTACAGAGACATCAGGGATTTCGGAAGCAAAACCTGCTTTGGATACAGAAAATTTTGAAGCGGATAGTTTTTCCAGAATCAATTCTGTTGTGAAGTTTGGTTTTACACCAAATAAAAAATTAGCATTGGATTTCTTTGCTAATTATGATAAAATAAAAAATGAATTCGATTCAGGCTCATTTGCAGATAATCCGGATAATTTTGCAACTTCTGAACAATATAGAGTAGGCTTTTCTCCAAAATATAAATATACAAATGGCGAAATTGTGCTTAACTCCAGTGCGAATGTGATGGATAGGGCATTGTTTAATTATGGAAGTTTTTCGTATTACAAATCCAGAAGTATTAATGCTGATTTATTTAATAAATATAGTATTCTACCGGAACTGTTTGTTGTAACAGGTGCTCAATTTCAATTTCATGAAATGTCTAATAAGAGTGATTATGTTGATTTGCCTAAAGAATTGGCTAAATTTAATATGATTGATCCTTATACAACGGTGGTTTATAATTCTGATTTTGGGTTTAATTTTAATGCAGGTCTGCGTTATACTATTCATAGTAAGTTTGGGAATAATTGGGTTTTTAATTTGAATCCATCGTATTCAATACCTAATACGCCAATAAAATTATTAGCCTCTTACAGTACTGCTTTTATTGCACCTAGTTTGTACCAATTGTATTCTTCTTATGGAGACGTAAATTTATCTCCAGAGAAAGATAAAACATTGGAAGCTGGTTTTGAAGCTGAATTATTCAATAAAAAATTAACACTTACTTCAATTGCATTTTTGAGAGATGAAGTAGATGCCATAGGTTTTGACTTAGTTACATATAAATATTTTAGTGTTTCTGGTGTGAATAAGGCAAGAGGAATTGAAACTATGTTTTCGTATCAATTAAATAGTAGAATAAAATGGAATGCTAACTATACTTTTACAGAAATGGAAAGACAGTCCAGAATTTTAAATCCTAAACACAAAGTAAATACAGGATTGGATATTCAGGCAACTGAACGTTTAGCTTTTAGTGCAACTTATCAATTTGTTTCGGATAGATATACTGAATACAGTACTTATGGTCCGGCACCTGATTATGAAACAATTATTAATTCAGAAATATTGAAAGATTACCAATTGGTAAATGCAAATATTCGTTATGTTGTTATTAAAAACAGACTTAATGTTTTTGCATCTGCAGAAAATATTTTGAATAAGGATTTTGTTGAAGCCAGAGGTTTCAGTACTAGAGGAAGAAACTTTAAATTAGGATTAAATATCAATTTATAATAAAATACTTTAAATTAAAACTGCCCCCAATAAGTGATGACTTTTTGGGGGCAGTTTTGTTTTTGTATCAGTTTTTTTAGTGCATTGCATCGGCTGCATTAATTTTGTTTTTTCCTTTTTTAATTAATAAAATAAAAGGAATACAGCACAAAAACAGTAATCCGAGATATAGAAAAATATCCATATAAGCCAATACCGTACTTTGTTTGATAACCGAAAAATCAAGTACTTCGTATGCTTTTTTCAAAGATTCGTTAATCGAATAGCCTTTAGCCATAAAACCTTGCTGTAACTGGTTCAGACGTTGTTGTACTTCTAATTTACTGCCATCCAAATTGGCAACCAGATTTACACGATGTGTTTGTGTTAATCGGGTGATAAAAGTGGTAATAATAGCAATACCAAAAGATCCTCCCAGTTGTCGCATCATTCCGGTAAAAGCCGCTCCTTCGCCAATGTTTTTTCCTTTTAGAGTAGAAAGTGATAAAGTGGTAATAGGTACAAAAAGTAGTCCTAATCCAATTCCTCTCAATATTAAAGGCCAGTACATGTGTTCTACTCCTGTATCCGGAGTCATGTTATAATACATCATCAAGGTAAAAATAAAGAAAGCAAAGAAACCGGCAGCCACCATATAACCTTGCGGAACACCTTTCTGAATCATTTTACCCACAAACGGCATCATAATGGCTGTAGTTATCGATCCCGGAATTAATAATAAACCGGCATCGGTAGCAGTCCATCCCAAAAGAGATTGGGTATAGATAGGAATAATTAACGTAGAACCATAGAGCCCAAATCCAAGAATAAAACTCATAATGGTTCCAATTCTTAAATTACTGTCTTTTAATACACTTAAATTCACAATTGGATATTTGTAAACCAATTGTCGCCAGATAAAAAGGATTAATCCAAATAATGAAATAATACTTAAGCTTAAAATCAGATTATTGTTAAACCAATCGTCTTGTTGGCCGTGTTCCAAAACAAATTGTAACGAACCAATAAAAGTTGCTAAAAGAATGATTCCGTACCAATCGACCTGATTCGATTTTAATTTTTCACCATATTTTGGACTTCTCACAAAGCTCAAAGTTAAAAGCGTAGCAATAATTCCCAGAGGAATATTGATGTAAAAAATATAGGGCCATGAAAAATTATCTACTAAATAACCTCCTAATGGCGGACCAAGGGTAGGGCCTACAATTACACCCATTCCGTAAATAGCCTGTGCCATTCCACGTTTGGCAATAGGATAACTTTCGGTAATGATGGTTTGTGCTGTTACCAGCAAAGCACCACCACCTAAGCCCTGAACAAATCGGAAGGCTACTAATTCCCAAATATTCGTTGCATTTCCACATAAAAAAGAAGCAACCGTAAATATTACAATCGAAACAGCAAAATAATTACGTCTTCCAAATTGCTGCGAAAGCCAGCTTGTCATTGGGATGATAATAACGTTTGCAATGGCATAGGCCGTAATCACCCAGGCAACATCCGTTAAAGTGGCTCCAAGGCTTCCTCGCATATTGGTCAAAGCCACATTGACAATAGTGGTATCTACAATTTCCAGCAGTGCACAAAGTACTGCTGTAATTGTTATGATAACTCTTCTAAAGCCATATTCTACTAAATCGTCGTCTGCTAGTACCATTTTTATTTTATATGTACATCTACATCCACATTCATTCCCGGACGTAATAGTTTCACTTTTTCAATGTCGTTGCCAGCATCAATACTAATTTTTACAGGCAAACGTTGGATTGTTTTTACAAAATTTCCGGTTGCATTATCCGGAGGTAAAATTGAAAAACGAGATCCTGTTGCCGGAGAAAATGAAGTAATGGTTCCTGTGAATTCATAATCAGGATAAGCATCTACTTTTAGGGCTACTTTTTGACCAGCTACCATTTTGTTTAACTGTGTTTCTTTGAAATTAGCAATTACCCATGCTTCGTTGTTGTTGATAATGTAAAACAAAGATTGTCCCGGTTGTACTAATTGTCCCGGTTGAATATCAATTTTAGAAACCTGTCCGTCAATAGCTGCTGTAATTACGGTATAGCTTAAGTTTAATTTAGCTGATTCTAACAAGGCTTGTGCTCTTTTTATATTGGCAGCAGCCACATCGGTTTCTTTGTTGGAAACAACTGATTTTGCCTGAATAACCGATTTTTGAAAAGCACTTGCTTTTTCTTGTTGTTGTAAAATACGCACCTGATTTTCGGCTTCCTGTTTGGCGGCCAAAGCTTGCTCGTATTGCTGTTTGGTAATCGTATGGTTTTTATATAAATTGCTGTAGCGGTTGAAATCATTGGTTGCCAAACCTAATTTGATTTTAGCGGATTGAATATTTCCGCCTGCCGATTTTACATTGGCATCCGATACCGAAATATTAGCCAGAATACTACCCACATCTGCTTTTGAAACTTCAAAATTTCCTTCGGCGGCTGCCAATGCAGCTGTAGCTTCGTCAATCTTTAATTGGTAATCTCTCTGATCAATGGTAAACAGCGTATCTCCTTTTTTTACAAAATCATTGTCTTTGATATAGACTTTTTTTACATAACCCGAAACTCTCGGGATTATTGGTGTCATGTATTTTTCTATCTGCGCATCATCTGTTCCTTCGTGCGATAGAGAGTGAATGTATTTGTAGGAACCATATACAACGCCTAATAGAATTAAGGAACCTATTATAACGATAAATTTTTTGTTTGTTTTTTTCTTTTCCATTTTAGGTATCGATTATATTTTAGAAAGCTTGAAGGTTTGGTTTAGTTGTCCTGTTGCGGCCAGGAGCCTGTAATATTTTTGAGTTACATCAGCCTTAGCTACAGTATTGTTGATTTTTGCACTGAGTTGTTCTACATCGGCTTCCAGTAAATCATTCGTGTCTGCAAGACCGTTGTCGTATTTGTCTTTTAAAATTCTATAATTTTCAGTTGCCTGTTCTACAGCCTGGGCGTAAACATTTTTTTGTTTCATTGCCAAATCATAATCTTCAATTGCTTTTTGTACCTCAATTTTGATGTAATCGGTAAGCATCATTTCCGAAGCCTGTAATTCTTCGGCCTGACTTTTTGCTACTTTTACCTCAGTTGCATTTTTAAAAATACCACTCAAATTATACGAAATTCCCACTCCAAAATTCATTGCGTTTTGAATCGTTACAACATTTTTTAAATCAAGTGTAGTGTATCCGCCAATTAATGAAAGGGAAGGGTAGTAGCCACTTTTAGCTACTTTAATATTGGCCTGACTTGCTTTTTCCTGAAGGCGGATTGCTTCTAAATCCTTACGGTTTTCCAATGCCGGATTTTCATCTATGGGAATGTTATTTGTTTCAAAATTGTAGAAATCACTTTCTTTAATTTCAATTGCAGTTTTAGGATCCAGTTTCAGGAAATTGGTCAATTCATAATTTATAACACTTAAATTACTTTTGGCCTGGTCTAAAGACAGTTGTACTTTAGAAAGTTGTAATTGTGTTTTTAGCAAATCGTTTTTAGGAACAATTTCGTTTTTTTCTAATTC
Protein-coding sequences here:
- a CDS encoding bifunctional adenosylcobinamide kinase/adenosylcobinamide-phosphate guanylyltransferase → MIYFITGGERSGKSSYAENIAKELSTRPMYVATARKWDDDFQKRIDRHQKDRDECWINIEKEKFLSEIDFSGQVAVIDCVTLWLTNFFIDTKNDVELSLIQAKAEFEAVANQPNATIIIISNEIGMGVHADTHIGRKFTELQGWMNQYLAKKADKAILMVSGIPVVIKGGL
- a CDS encoding iron ABC transporter permease → MKNQKRNTILFSYLVIGLFFLFFINISLGSITIPFKEVYHSLSGSQASKSTWEYIIMDYRLPKAITVVLVGIGLSISGLLMQTLFRNPLAGPYVLGLSSGASLGVAFTILGAGLLPVFLQEIVLSPYGIVLASTLGSTCVLLAVLLVSIRLRDTMTILIVGLMFGSLSAAIVGTLSFFSTAEQLQKFTFWSLGNLGNLSWASIVILLVCVSIGLLLSLWSIKPLNALLLGENYARSLGLNYNKARLIIILATSILAGSITAFAGPIAFIGLAVPHIAKLVFQTSNHTILFWSTLLFGAIIMLVCDTISQVPGGEITLPINAVTSIFGAPIVIWLLLRKQKMVG
- the cobC gene encoding alpha-ribazole phosphatase — translated: MEVYLVRHTETVCEKGICYGQTDVALKEPYLEQFEYIKSQIPVDAIVYSSPLLRCVQLANYLAPSIITDSRLMEMHFGDWEMKKWDAIPEADFTPWMTDFVNVAVPNGESFVDLHHRVSDFLTADFIKNTSKPIVLVTHAGVIRSILCTISNLPLKDAFTNKVDFGDVIKLEL
- a CDS encoding adenosylcobinamide-GDP ribazoletransferase; the encoded protein is MKKELHIFFTALMFYTRIPCPKNIDHHPDYLNKASRYFPVIGWLVGSISFVFFYFAALVFSNEIAVILSIIAGILVTGAFHEDGFADVCDGFGGGWTKEKILLIMKDSAIGAYGAIGLVLLFLLKFQGLVQLTNKAQIPDFGFGIWNMSRSFGIETLLFFITAHSLSRLAAISIVFTHQYSREDATSKSKPIAQSYTWREVFGAFFFGLLPLLILSFFYWQILFAVIPVFLFRFFLARYFQKWIGGYTGDCLGATQQVCEVVFYLSSFALWKFI
- a CDS encoding DUF5522 domain-containing protein, translated to MNAIKVKQCSNCGTNFDCGDVSQEKKCWCNDFPPIFTLSEGADCLCPDCFKNSCAIKIEEYVATISPENALENKAKDLPKTTYLIEGIDYYLENGNYVFKAWFHLKRGSCCGNGCRHCPY
- a CDS encoding ABC transporter substrate-binding protein, yielding MKTSLYKIFFILFISFFASCKKSENTSSKTITAVKNEIEYSSNLAIYKYNGFSIVKVLNPWPDANKNFTYILKEKNATVPDSLQKYTQLSVPLQSIVVTSTTNVPFLEMLHVEKSLTGFPHTDYVSSAKTRKLIDAGVVKNVGQNERLNIEKLIDLAPEAIVTFGVDNNNPMIANLEKSGLNVIIQADWMEQSPLGKAEWIKLYAALFGKEKEGKILFDNIVKNYNDALKLVTNQKAEKTVLYGSMYQNQWFVAKGHSWVAEFMKDAKSNYLWADVDGSGSLGLPFEKILEKAKNAEVWIATGSFKNATELGNSNPHYEQFDAFKANNVYTFESKLGATGGTIYYELAPSRPDLVLKDYIKIFHPELLANYNFTFATKLN
- a CDS encoding Dph6-related ATP pyrophosphatase, with translation MNFVTSWSGGKDSCYAMMQAVKQGFKPKVLLNMMNENGKISRSHGLPLAILKQQAQKMQLPIETVPATWGDYEEKFIAILKSLKANFDLEAAVFGDIDLQPHRYWEEKVCQAASLKAILPLWQQDRIALVNEMIENGIETMIVSCNTMMGESYLGKILTKELALELLEKGIDPCGENGEFHTMVINCPLFSEAIELPAFTNKTYKDYCFVVWE
- the cobT gene encoding nicotinate-nucleotide--dimethylbenzimidazole phosphoribosyltransferase, producing the protein MTNLDEIIKSRRDTRHFTNDAVPDAVIEKALEAGHWAPSVGLTEATKYYLIKSAEIKKAVKELFLEYDKKAAACTDDELQKVQYQKLKLEAIEDAPLGLVICYDRSVLNHFTIGTVGSNEAIKFSAVCAAQNIWLSLTEQGYSMGWVSILNYYQFKKILGLPEHIEPLGYFCVGKPATNYENQPMLQQLHWKQKSEAPFVSEIRQLHSVVTKELEEDVVPINKADFSLKALEDKIDKKTKPIGSLGVLEKISKQIGTVFQTMEPKIKQPHIVVFAADHGIAQHGVSAYPQDVTRQMLTNFLDGGAAINVFCKQNKIALSVVDAGVNYDFPSNTTLISAKIDKGTHSFLSGPAMGKAQMELCFRKGSEIVENIAKQGSNCIGFGEMGIGNTATASVLMSVICNFSIEDCVGRGTGVSDEKLQFKIDTLRKAIGNYHGQKDLDSYLAYFGGFEILQMAGGMLEAYRQNMIFLVDGFICSVAFLIAFKKNPAIIDNAIFSHQSAEKAHKKLLDYLGVSAVLQLDLRLGEGTGCALVFPIIESAVAFLNEMASFESAGVSEK